A genomic window from Candidatus Obscuribacterales bacterium includes:
- a CDS encoding trehalose-6-phosphate synthase, with the protein MNIVSYRGPGMAGGLSNAMTKVWEKDENNGNWWFVSDNALSVSRGKDSKSETLAVVDQDIINGHYRYCNDFLWPVMHDLSAYATYRMEDRKHYKAFNRLFAPAIIKTSANELQQGCFIHDYQLAGMPMLLKQDGHAVSALFWHIPWPKKVEEHHVLAIVDIVRPMLYADIIGFHTQEYVDNFVAFVEQNVPDYKGDLRKKVVAAPLGINYNLWSSLADKQEKEFLQVLIGKTPMVLSVDRSDFTKGVSNRMQAIDLFFRMHPQWKEKVRFLQVCGRTRAGIDVFDKYWVECRQLSRCVNNEWQTEDWRPITWLDQPLNSGELSMLYRNANVMLVNPLRDGLNLTAKEYIACQKDEPGVLALSSGAGAWAELADGCVPVDPRQPGQMADAMNTALNISKVERDMRMQLLTKAIRGNTLDNWWQKFTLLLADKATAAHKYSSGKSYYAELAG; encoded by the coding sequence ATGAACATCGTGTCTTATAGGGGACCCGGGATGGCCGGCGGGTTATCCAATGCCATGACGAAGGTTTGGGAGAAGGACGAAAATAATGGAAACTGGTGGTTTGTTTCAGATAATGCTCTTTCCGTTTCTAGAGGGAAAGACAGCAAATCTGAAACACTTGCTGTGGTTGATCAGGACATAATCAATGGTCACTACAGATACTGCAACGACTTTTTGTGGCCGGTTATGCACGACCTGTCCGCCTATGCGACATATCGTATGGAAGATCGCAAACACTACAAAGCGTTCAATCGCTTGTTCGCACCGGCAATTATAAAAACATCGGCAAATGAATTGCAGCAAGGTTGCTTTATTCACGACTACCAATTGGCTGGAATGCCGATGCTCTTGAAACAAGATGGACACGCTGTCTCGGCGTTGTTCTGGCATATTCCTTGGCCGAAGAAAGTCGAGGAGCATCATGTATTGGCGATTGTCGACATTGTTCGCCCGATGCTTTATGCCGACATCATCGGCTTTCATACGCAAGAATACGTCGACAATTTCGTCGCCTTCGTTGAGCAAAACGTCCCCGACTATAAAGGTGATTTGCGCAAGAAGGTAGTTGCCGCACCACTAGGAATTAATTACAATCTCTGGTCCAGCCTTGCCGACAAACAAGAAAAAGAATTTCTTCAGGTTCTTATAGGGAAAACCCCTATGGTTTTATCAGTCGACCGATCTGATTTTACTAAGGGCGTCAGCAACCGCATGCAAGCTATAGATCTGTTTTTTAGAATGCACCCGCAATGGAAAGAAAAAGTTCGCTTCTTGCAAGTATGCGGAAGAACTCGAGCCGGCATTGACGTATTTGATAAGTATTGGGTGGAGTGTCGTCAGCTTTCGCGCTGTGTAAACAACGAGTGGCAAACAGAAGATTGGCGTCCAATCACCTGGTTGGATCAGCCATTGAACAGCGGTGAATTGTCGATGCTTTATAGAAATGCAAATGTAATGCTGGTAAATCCATTGCGCGATGGACTGAATCTCACTGCTAAAGAATACATTGCGTGTCAGAAAGATGAGCCTGGAGTATTGGCGCTATCATCTGGTGCCGGCGCATGGGCGGAATTAGCAGACGGTTGTGTGCCTGTTGATCCACGTCAACCAGGACAAATGGCAGATGCTATGAATACTGCTTTGAACATAAGCAAAGTTGAAAGAGACATGCGCATGCAATTGCTAACAAAAGCAATTCGCGGTAATACGCTGGACAACTGGTGGCAGAAATTTACGCTATTGCTTGCTGATAAAGCTACTGCGGCCCATAAATATAGTAGTGGCAAATCTTATTATGCAGAGCTAGCAGGATAG